The proteins below are encoded in one region of Arthrobacter sp. CJ23:
- a CDS encoding NAD(P)/FAD-dependent oxidoreductase, with protein sequence MDTVIIGGGQAGLATSYFLSRAGVEHVVLERRAALGGAWQDRWDAFVLNTPNFSLDLPGMPYSGTEPEAFMARDRVVDYFRDYARRIAAPVRTGTDVTRLAASDGGFSVETSDGSWQARKVVLATGAYQVPKVPALAAALPEGVLQLHTHDYRNPEQLPDGAVLIVGTGQSGGQIAEELHAAGREVHLAVSACPEAPRRYRGHDIIYWILQAGIHGPEYGLNALTVEQLPSPAARFACNPLLSGADGGHDIHLRELGRQGMRLHGHLEAANDGVLTFTDDLPERLAAVESGFGQRMGRALDAYIAAAGIDAPEAEPVPADDWLPASSPRLDLAAENITSVLWATGYKLDLGFVDLPVLDAWSYPRQVRGVTEHPGLYVVGLPWLTGHYSSIVGGVGVDAEYVAGRVADR encoded by the coding sequence ATGGACACGGTCATCATCGGTGGCGGCCAAGCGGGACTTGCGACGAGCTACTTCCTCAGCCGGGCCGGCGTCGAGCACGTGGTCCTGGAACGGCGGGCCGCGCTGGGTGGCGCGTGGCAGGACCGCTGGGACGCGTTCGTCCTGAACACGCCGAACTTCTCCCTGGACCTGCCCGGAATGCCGTACTCCGGCACGGAGCCGGAGGCGTTCATGGCGCGGGACCGCGTGGTGGACTACTTCCGGGACTATGCACGGAGGATCGCTGCCCCGGTCCGGACCGGCACGGATGTCACGCGGCTCGCGGCGTCGGACGGCGGCTTCAGCGTGGAGACGTCTGATGGTAGCTGGCAGGCACGCAAGGTGGTGCTGGCGACGGGCGCGTACCAGGTGCCGAAGGTCCCGGCCCTGGCTGCGGCCCTCCCGGAGGGCGTCCTGCAGCTCCACACCCACGACTACCGCAATCCGGAGCAGCTGCCCGATGGTGCCGTGCTGATTGTGGGGACGGGGCAGTCGGGCGGGCAGATCGCCGAGGAGCTGCACGCGGCCGGCCGCGAGGTGCATCTGGCGGTGTCCGCGTGCCCGGAGGCGCCGCGCCGGTACCGCGGGCACGACATCATCTATTGGATCCTGCAGGCTGGCATCCACGGGCCCGAGTACGGGCTCAACGCCCTGACGGTGGAGCAGCTGCCCTCCCCCGCGGCACGGTTCGCCTGCAACCCGCTACTGTCCGGCGCCGACGGCGGCCACGACATCCACCTCCGCGAGCTGGGCCGCCAGGGCATGCGCCTGCACGGCCATCTGGAAGCAGCCAACGACGGCGTACTCACCTTCACGGACGACCTCCCCGAACGCTTGGCCGCGGTGGAGTCCGGGTTCGGCCAGCGGATGGGCAGGGCGCTGGACGCCTACATCGCCGCTGCGGGGATCGACGCGCCTGAAGCTGAGCCGGTGCCGGCGGACGACTGGCTGCCCGCCTCGTCACCGCGCCTCGATCTCGCCGCCGAGAACATCACCTCGGTGCTGTGGGCCACGGGCTACAAGCTAGACCTGGGCTTTGTGGATCTTCCGGTTCTGGACGCGTGGAGTTATCCGCGCCAGGTCCGCGGCGTGACCGAACACCCGGGGCTGTATGTGGTGGGCCTCCCGTGGTTGACGGGCCACTACTCGTCGATCGTCGGCGGCGTGGGCGTGGATGCCGAGTACGTTGCGGGGCGGGTGGCTGACCGGTGA
- a CDS encoding VOC family protein, translating into MPVTGPDFVSIQVRDLAASAAFYEQHLGLTRSQAGPPHAVVFDTKPAAFAVRDLAPGVSLASTPQPGLGIGLWLHATDTQTIHDKLAAAGTEIVVEPFDGPFGRTFTFADPDGYQITLHE; encoded by the coding sequence ATGCCGGTCACCGGACCCGACTTCGTTTCCATCCAGGTGCGCGACCTCGCAGCGTCTGCCGCGTTCTACGAGCAGCACCTCGGGCTGACCCGTTCCCAGGCGGGGCCACCGCACGCGGTGGTATTTGACACCAAACCGGCCGCGTTCGCAGTCCGGGACCTGGCGCCGGGTGTCAGCCTTGCCTCCACGCCGCAGCCTGGCCTCGGCATCGGATTGTGGTTGCACGCCACTGACACGCAAACGATCCACGACAAATTGGCGGCTGCCGGTACCGAAATCGTCGTCGAGCCATTCGACGGCCCGTTCGGGCGTACCTTTACCTTCGCCGATCCCGACGGATACCAAATCACCCTCCACGAGTAG
- a CDS encoding MarR family winged helix-turn-helix transcriptional regulator: MGQDGTGINLDTSLGYLLKEAASALRTAMEGVLRPLGMSITHYACLELLAQRPGLSNSELARGAFVSRQSMNVLLQALEREGLVSRAAEASVGRVLPTELTEHGRRQLEAASAAVRAVEDTMRSGLTDDEQKQLQGMLRTCVASLQALPRQTTA; encoded by the coding sequence ATGGGTCAAGACGGAACCGGAATCAACCTCGATACCTCGCTCGGATATCTCCTGAAGGAGGCGGCGAGTGCGCTGCGCACGGCAATGGAGGGCGTGTTGCGGCCGCTTGGCATGAGCATCACCCATTACGCATGCCTTGAGCTCCTTGCTCAGCGGCCAGGGCTGTCCAACTCCGAGCTGGCGAGGGGCGCCTTTGTGTCCCGGCAGTCGATGAACGTCCTGTTGCAGGCACTGGAGCGGGAGGGCCTTGTCTCCCGGGCTGCCGAGGCTTCGGTCGGACGGGTACTGCCGACTGAACTGACGGAGCATGGCCGGCGGCAGCTCGAAGCCGCCAGTGCTGCAGTCAGGGCTGTGGAGGACACCATGCGATCGGGCCTTACTGACGACGAGCAGAAACAGCTTCAAGGGATGTTGAGGACATGCGTGGCTTCACTGCAAGCCTTGCCAAGGCAAACTACTGCGTGA
- a CDS encoding thioredoxin domain-containing protein, which produces MSDYQPPGPSPWPPPPTRASERQSSPWPDPWQAYPPPPSLPPRTEPLAIASLVCSFFICLLGIVFGHIALSRIRRSGDGGRGLAVAGLVIGYTALAAGTIAAMVAVTLLASGMMTAGTWTGSAPTPTQFRLPDQGPSPANMNANGGITLGVGSEVVPAPASNVDAGTLPSPDPAAPTFGVPNAPGMEPAPVGQPAKVVVYVDFACPACAEFHESYGPTLDRLRNEGQITVEYRPVTFLDTRSPNRYSSRAAAAAACVADAHPDRYADFFSRSYVEQPAEGSSGLSNQELKSLAAAAGADAAKCIDGGTYLAWARYSNRLALDSGINRVPMAFVDGERWGGGTSTGLDFAQFLQAELSTRGSVGS; this is translated from the coding sequence ATGAGTGACTACCAGCCACCCGGCCCAAGCCCCTGGCCTCCCCCGCCGACCAGGGCCTCCGAGAGGCAGTCCAGCCCCTGGCCCGACCCGTGGCAGGCCTATCCCCCGCCGCCGTCGCTGCCTCCGCGCACCGAACCGCTGGCTATCGCCTCGCTTGTCTGCTCGTTCTTCATCTGCCTGCTCGGCATCGTCTTCGGGCACATCGCCCTCTCGCGGATCAGGCGCAGCGGCGACGGCGGCCGAGGTCTCGCCGTCGCCGGCCTGGTGATCGGCTACACCGCTCTCGCGGCTGGCACCATCGCGGCCATGGTCGCTGTGACGCTCCTGGCCTCCGGGATGATGACCGCGGGGACCTGGACCGGGAGCGCCCCCACTCCCACTCAATTCCGGCTCCCGGACCAAGGGCCGAGCCCTGCGAACATGAACGCCAACGGCGGCATCACGTTAGGTGTCGGCAGCGAAGTGGTCCCGGCCCCCGCGTCGAACGTCGACGCCGGCACCCTCCCCTCCCCCGACCCGGCCGCCCCGACGTTTGGTGTTCCGAACGCGCCCGGGATGGAGCCAGCGCCCGTGGGGCAGCCGGCCAAGGTGGTGGTGTACGTGGATTTTGCCTGCCCGGCGTGCGCCGAGTTCCACGAATCCTACGGGCCTACCCTTGATCGCCTGCGCAACGAGGGGCAGATCACGGTCGAATACCGCCCCGTCACCTTCCTCGACACTCGGTCCCCCAACAGGTACTCGTCGCGTGCGGCCGCCGCGGCTGCTTGCGTCGCCGACGCGCACCCTGACAGGTATGCGGACTTCTTCTCGCGGTCGTACGTCGAGCAGCCGGCCGAGGGATCCTCGGGCCTGAGCAACCAGGAGCTGAAGTCCCTCGCGGCGGCGGCCGGAGCCGATGCGGCCAAGTGCATCGACGGCGGCACCTACCTCGCGTGGGCGAGGTACTCCAACAGGCTGGCCCTCGACAGCGGGATCAACAGGGTCCCGATGGCGTTCGTCGACGGCGAGCGGTGGGGCGGCGGCACATCGACCGGATTGGACTTCGCCCAGTTCCTCCAGGCGGAGCTCAGCACCCGCGGTAGCGTTGGCTCATAG
- a CDS encoding alpha/beta fold hydrolase, translating to MEPIRAILLPGSVLPAHLAYDALIEALGPDVDAVTKDLELYAGDQLPDGWTLDAEVDGVLREADARGWDTFHLLGYSGGGAAALAFAAKHPDRLLSLTLLEAAWAGNWGWSAAHTRLWQDYTALGSLPPEQFMAGFMRLSVKPDVVLPPPPEGDPPPWMAKRPAGIRAFLRTFEDYDLDRGRLAAFRRPVFFALGGLSNPDDYGEIATRLTSVFRDFRLEVFEDRHHFDPPHRIEPARLADLLREHWERADRVVRAG from the coding sequence ATGGAACCCATCCGGGCCATTCTTCTTCCCGGGAGCGTCCTCCCGGCCCACCTGGCGTATGACGCGCTGATCGAGGCGTTGGGGCCGGACGTCGATGCCGTCACGAAAGACCTCGAGCTCTACGCCGGCGACCAGCTGCCGGACGGCTGGACCTTGGATGCCGAGGTTGATGGCGTCCTGAGGGAAGCCGACGCCCGGGGCTGGGACACGTTCCACCTGCTGGGTTATTCGGGCGGCGGGGCCGCGGCCCTGGCGTTCGCCGCGAAACACCCGGACCGGCTTCTCAGCCTGACGCTGCTCGAGGCGGCCTGGGCCGGAAACTGGGGCTGGAGCGCGGCCCATACGCGGTTATGGCAGGACTACACCGCGCTGGGCTCCTTGCCGCCTGAGCAGTTCATGGCCGGCTTCATGAGGCTGTCAGTGAAGCCCGACGTCGTCCTTCCGCCTCCGCCGGAGGGCGACCCGCCGCCGTGGATGGCCAAGCGGCCGGCGGGGATCAGGGCGTTTCTGCGGACGTTCGAGGACTACGATCTGGACCGTGGGAGGCTGGCGGCCTTCCGCCGGCCTGTGTTCTTTGCGCTCGGGGGGCTGAGCAACCCGGACGACTACGGCGAGATCGCGACTCGCTTGACGTCGGTGTTCCGGGATTTCCGGCTGGAGGTCTTTGAGGACCGCCACCATTTCGATCCCCCGCACCGGATCGAGCCTGCACGGCTCGCCGACTTGCTGCGCGAGCACTGGGAACGGGCAGACCGCGTGGTTAGAGCTGGGTGA
- a CDS encoding antitoxin MazE family protein, giving the protein MSVKDRVARHRAAMRERGFRQIQVWVPDARTEEFRREARRQSLAVAASDRAGDDQDFIEQISEDWPE; this is encoded by the coding sequence ATGAGCGTAAAGGATCGCGTTGCCCGCCATCGGGCCGCCATGCGCGAGCGAGGATTTCGACAGATTCAGGTGTGGGTGCCGGACGCCCGCACGGAAGAATTTCGGCGTGAGGCGCGCCGCCAGTCACTAGCCGTCGCGGCTTCTGACCGGGCCGGCGATGACCAGGACTTCATAGAGCAGATTTCGGAAGACTGGCCGGAGTGA
- a CDS encoding type II toxin-antitoxin system PemK/MazF family toxin has product MNRGELWTVSGGTYAQKPRPALIIQDDLFEASESVTLLPLTSHLTDAPLLRLTVDPGQLTGLERVSQIMIDKLTTVRRVNLGQRIGRIDSKTMVAVEQSLIVFLGLGR; this is encoded by the coding sequence GTGAATAGGGGCGAGCTGTGGACTGTGTCAGGTGGAACATATGCGCAAAAGCCCAGGCCTGCTCTCATCATCCAGGACGATCTGTTTGAGGCCTCCGAGTCGGTGACCCTTCTGCCGTTGACGTCGCACCTGACGGATGCCCCATTGCTGAGGCTGACGGTGGATCCCGGGCAGTTGACCGGGCTGGAGCGTGTCAGCCAGATCATGATCGACAAGCTCACAACGGTACGGCGAGTCAATCTCGGGCAGCGGATAGGAAGAATAGATTCAAAGACAATGGTCGCTGTTGAGCAGTCATTGATCGTTTTTCTCGGCCTCGGCCGCTGA
- a CDS encoding DUF2220 domain-containing protein: MALLGQARDLTVTAEALSTLRLPVTRVLITENLVNFLALPECPGTLAIYGGGYGFSSLRDAQWLRDCEVLYWGDLDTHGFRILDQLRAVHPHVASVLMDEATLLAHRDVWGTEPSPSKAVLSRLTAEESALHDGLRHDSFGTAIRLEQELIRWDWAVERLGTDAGRQSAAEAEKNDQ, encoded by the coding sequence ATGGCGCTGCTTGGCCAGGCACGGGACCTGACGGTGACCGCTGAGGCCCTCAGTACGCTGCGGCTGCCTGTCACCAGAGTGCTCATCACGGAGAACCTGGTGAACTTCCTGGCCCTCCCCGAGTGCCCGGGCACGCTGGCGATTTACGGCGGCGGTTACGGCTTCTCGTCGCTGCGGGACGCCCAGTGGCTGCGGGACTGTGAGGTCCTGTATTGGGGCGATCTGGACACCCACGGGTTCCGGATCCTGGACCAGCTCCGCGCGGTCCATCCGCACGTGGCGAGCGTGCTGATGGACGAGGCCACGTTGCTGGCCCACCGCGATGTCTGGGGCACCGAGCCGTCGCCGTCGAAGGCTGTGTTGAGCCGGCTGACGGCCGAAGAGTCCGCGCTGCACGACGGGCTGCGCCATGACTCGTTTGGAACCGCGATCAGGCTGGAGCAGGAGCTGATCCGCTGGGACTGGGCGGTGGAGCGGCTCGGGACTGATGCCGGACGACAGTCAGCGGCCGAGGCCGAGAAAAACGATCAATGA
- a CDS encoding DUF3322 domain-containing protein, with amino-acid sequence MAEVSGRAQGWTTLAELRAVSLKAWGSGALLRELLEPGGLYPRRRPLKRPTAAGLLRDYAAARAWAAELFAAVGHFSLETAEVGRTTVGANQLPAAAVFAAVDDEIAFAGKSLEAARAVELARELSALSLAFRAWALKRPLKLLELGDDALTASRVALWLQDNPEPGIYVRQLSLPGVHTKFIENHRAVIGELALGLQHGAAWPGTGPDGDR; translated from the coding sequence GTGGCTGAGGTTTCCGGCCGGGCACAGGGCTGGACCACCCTCGCTGAGCTGCGCGCCGTCTCACTGAAGGCCTGGGGCAGCGGTGCGCTGCTGCGCGAGCTGCTGGAACCGGGCGGACTGTACCCGCGCCGTCGGCCGTTGAAGCGCCCGACGGCGGCGGGCCTCTTGCGCGATTATGCGGCGGCCCGCGCGTGGGCGGCTGAGTTGTTCGCCGCCGTCGGACATTTCAGCCTGGAGACCGCCGAGGTGGGCCGGACCACGGTTGGGGCCAACCAACTACCCGCGGCGGCCGTCTTCGCTGCGGTGGATGACGAGATCGCGTTCGCGGGGAAGTCCTTGGAGGCGGCCCGGGCCGTGGAGCTCGCCCGGGAGCTGTCTGCGTTGAGCCTGGCCTTCCGGGCGTGGGCGCTGAAGCGGCCGCTCAAACTGTTGGAACTCGGGGACGACGCGCTGACCGCCTCCCGCGTGGCGCTGTGGCTGCAGGACAACCCCGAGCCTGGCATCTACGTGCGGCAGCTGAGCCTGCCCGGGGTGCATACCAAGTTCATCGAAAACCACAGGGCGGTGATCGGCGAGCTGGCGCTGGGGCTGCAACATGGCGCTGCTTGGCCAGGCACGGGACCTGACGGTGACCGCTGA
- a CDS encoding ATP-binding protein: MTAELQDSLFSLDPAAPVDVPLEETAPDGGLPPGFRLHRLELLNWGTFHEGVRTFRLDGANSLLTGDIGSGKSTVVDAITTLLLPAHKIDYNKAAGAQKRERTLMSYVRGFHKSTRSTGGEHSKPVALRQPGTLSVVLGVFHNAILGKSVTLAITLWTMQEAGQPTRFYSLAESDQSIAVDFANFGQDPAKLKKKLRAAGVAVHDTFEPYSAAFKRQFGISGNQAMELFHRTVSMKQVENITSFVRTNMLEEDNVGERIGNLIHHFDDLKKAHDAVLRAKDQIELLRPIQSGAAQHAKLSGEDGLARSQRDQLHPWFTTQRLQLSLEHRSELGNTGVKLREDSSQLATQITQLRHELSAVQEDIRTNGGGRLAAIDAEAARLGEESQRQRFRFEKYVEAATDLGLNAPEDRVLFDANRNRLAEVEAELVALTADLQRNRTALTVDREASTKRAAELDAELSSLKSRQTLLPLAQLELRRRLCEGTGIAETALPYAGELLRVRDGEAEWEGAAERTLRGFALSLLVSAEHYPAVSSWVDSNNLRGRLVYLKIGDSPQARTAEAGTLAAKIAVKQGTPFRDFLLAELAGRFDYVCCASMDEFRRYPKALTVNGQLKGGRGRHEKDDRKDLADRRNYVLGWDNQDKINRFLAEQDEVHGKVRSIDARLAKVDAAIETVRWQNQQIGVVRNTGDYADISWQLTARRIEELKEERAALQSASSVLQQLAAKETELRGQLQRLEAKSDKIRERLGENNNESRNIAEAIEECQGLLAEQPLTDNAGVLAAVEQLTAAALGGKTLNYKNTGSMESAVRSVLTASIDALGKRINTAAANTLRLMGDFRHKYANETVEIDASLEAAGDFNRLLEQLEGNDLPRFEARFKESLTQNTIHEVVAFNAFLDSRKQDIEQRISAINVSLAGIEYNSGRHIQLEHQGSTDLDVRQFGMDLRACSEGTIGDDDQYSEQKYLQVERLIERFRGREGYTALDERWTSKVTDVRNWFTFSASEKWTETGEEFEHFTDSGGKSGGQKEKLAYTILAAALAFQFGLGSGKAGAKGATKGRSFRFVVIDEAFGRGSDESARYGLELFQRMKLQLLIVTPLQKIHVIEPFVAHVGFVANSNGNDSQLRNMTITEYREERDQRG, from the coding sequence ATGACCGCCGAACTTCAGGACAGCCTGTTCAGCCTGGACCCTGCCGCACCGGTGGACGTCCCGCTGGAGGAAACAGCGCCCGACGGCGGCCTGCCGCCGGGTTTCCGGCTGCACCGTTTGGAGCTGCTCAACTGGGGCACGTTCCACGAAGGCGTGCGGACCTTCCGCCTGGACGGCGCCAACAGCCTGTTGACCGGCGACATCGGATCGGGCAAGTCCACGGTGGTGGACGCGATCACCACGCTCCTGCTGCCCGCCCACAAGATCGACTACAACAAGGCCGCCGGCGCGCAGAAGCGCGAGCGCACCTTGATGTCTTATGTGCGCGGCTTCCACAAGAGCACCCGCAGCACCGGCGGCGAACACTCCAAGCCGGTGGCCCTGCGCCAGCCGGGAACGCTCAGCGTGGTGCTGGGCGTCTTCCACAATGCCATACTGGGCAAGTCGGTCACGCTGGCCATCACGCTCTGGACCATGCAGGAAGCCGGCCAGCCCACGCGCTTCTACTCGCTCGCCGAATCCGATCAGTCCATCGCCGTGGACTTCGCCAACTTCGGCCAGGACCCGGCCAAGCTGAAGAAGAAACTGCGGGCCGCGGGAGTGGCCGTCCACGACACCTTTGAGCCCTACTCGGCAGCGTTCAAGCGGCAGTTCGGCATCAGCGGGAACCAGGCGATGGAGTTGTTCCACCGCACGGTGTCCATGAAGCAGGTGGAGAACATCACCTCCTTCGTGCGCACCAACATGCTGGAGGAGGACAACGTTGGCGAGCGCATCGGTAACCTCATTCACCATTTCGATGACCTGAAAAAAGCCCATGACGCGGTGCTGCGGGCCAAGGACCAGATCGAGCTGCTGCGGCCCATCCAGTCGGGCGCGGCCCAGCATGCGAAGCTGAGCGGCGAGGATGGTCTGGCCCGCTCCCAGCGGGACCAGCTGCACCCGTGGTTCACCACCCAGCGGCTGCAGCTGAGCCTGGAACACCGGAGCGAGCTCGGGAACACCGGCGTCAAGCTGCGCGAGGACAGCAGCCAGCTCGCCACCCAGATCACACAGCTGCGCCACGAGCTCTCCGCCGTCCAGGAAGACATCCGCACCAACGGCGGCGGCCGCCTGGCAGCCATAGACGCCGAGGCCGCCCGGCTGGGCGAGGAATCGCAGCGCCAACGCTTCCGCTTCGAGAAATACGTGGAAGCGGCCACCGATCTTGGCCTCAACGCCCCAGAGGACCGGGTCCTTTTCGATGCCAACCGGAACCGCCTGGCGGAGGTGGAAGCGGAGCTCGTCGCGCTGACAGCCGATCTGCAAAGGAACCGCACCGCACTGACCGTGGACCGTGAAGCGTCCACCAAGCGGGCGGCGGAGCTCGACGCCGAGCTCAGCAGCCTGAAGTCCCGGCAGACCCTGCTGCCGCTCGCCCAACTGGAGCTCCGCCGTCGTCTGTGTGAAGGGACCGGCATCGCCGAGACGGCCCTGCCGTATGCGGGCGAACTATTGCGGGTGCGCGACGGAGAAGCCGAGTGGGAGGGCGCCGCGGAACGGACCCTGCGGGGCTTCGCACTGTCCCTTCTGGTGTCCGCCGAGCACTACCCCGCAGTGAGCTCCTGGGTGGATTCGAACAATCTCCGAGGCCGGCTGGTCTACCTGAAGATCGGCGACTCCCCGCAGGCCAGGACCGCCGAGGCAGGCACGCTGGCAGCGAAGATCGCCGTCAAGCAGGGCACCCCGTTCCGCGACTTCCTGCTGGCCGAGCTCGCCGGCCGCTTCGACTACGTGTGCTGCGCCAGCATGGACGAGTTCCGCCGCTACCCCAAAGCGCTCACCGTCAATGGCCAGCTGAAGGGCGGCCGCGGCAGGCACGAGAAGGACGACCGCAAGGACCTGGCCGACCGCCGCAACTACGTGCTCGGCTGGGACAACCAGGACAAGATCAACCGTTTCCTCGCCGAACAGGATGAGGTGCACGGCAAGGTCCGCAGCATCGATGCCCGGCTGGCCAAGGTGGATGCGGCGATCGAAACCGTCCGATGGCAGAACCAGCAGATCGGCGTCGTCCGCAACACGGGTGACTACGCGGACATCAGCTGGCAGCTCACCGCACGCCGCATCGAGGAGCTCAAGGAGGAAAGGGCCGCCCTCCAGTCGGCCAGCAGCGTGCTGCAGCAGCTCGCAGCCAAGGAAACGGAGCTGCGCGGGCAGCTCCAGCGCCTCGAGGCAAAGTCGGACAAGATCCGGGAACGGCTCGGGGAGAACAACAACGAGTCCAGAAACATCGCGGAGGCGATCGAGGAATGCCAAGGGCTGCTCGCCGAGCAGCCCTTGACCGACAACGCCGGGGTGCTGGCCGCCGTCGAGCAGCTCACCGCCGCAGCACTCGGCGGGAAGACGCTGAACTACAAAAACACCGGCAGCATGGAAAGCGCCGTCCGCTCGGTGCTGACCGCCAGCATTGATGCGCTCGGCAAGCGCATCAACACTGCCGCAGCCAACACCTTACGGCTGATGGGCGACTTCCGGCACAAGTACGCCAACGAGACCGTGGAGATCGACGCCTCGCTGGAGGCCGCCGGGGATTTCAACCGGCTGCTGGAACAGCTCGAGGGCAACGATCTCCCCCGCTTCGAGGCCCGGTTCAAGGAGTCACTCACGCAGAACACCATCCACGAGGTGGTGGCCTTCAATGCCTTCCTGGACAGCCGCAAGCAGGACATCGAGCAGCGGATCAGCGCAATCAATGTGTCCCTGGCGGGGATCGAGTACAACTCCGGACGGCACATCCAGCTGGAGCACCAGGGTTCCACTGACCTGGACGTGCGCCAGTTCGGCATGGACCTGCGGGCCTGTTCCGAGGGGACCATCGGGGACGACGACCAGTACTCGGAGCAGAAGTACCTGCAGGTGGAGCGGCTGATCGAGCGGTTCCGCGGACGCGAGGGCTACACGGCGCTGGACGAGCGGTGGACGTCCAAGGTGACGGACGTGCGGAACTGGTTCACCTTCTCCGCCTCGGAAAAATGGACCGAGACCGGGGAGGAGTTCGAACACTTCACGGATTCGGGCGGAAAGTCGGGCGGGCAGAAGGAGAAGCTGGCCTACACCATCCTGGCGGCCGCGCTGGCGTTCCAGTTCGGGCTCGGGTCCGGGAAGGCGGGCGCGAAGGGCGCCACCAAGGGCCGCAGCTTCCGCTTTGTGGTGATCGACGAGGCTTTCGGCCGCGGCTCGGACGAGTCCGCGCGCTACGGCCTGGAGCTCTTCCAGCGCATGAAGCTGCAGCTGCTGATCGTGACGCCACTGCAGAAGATCCACGTGATCGAACCGTTCGTGGCACACGTGGGCTTCGTAGCGAACAGCAACGGGAACGACTCCCAGCTGCGCAACATGACCATCACCGAATACCGGGAGGAACGGGACCAGCGTGGCTGA
- a CDS encoding DUF4194 domain-containing protein, with protein sequence MTLETRESNEARTPEELPGVVTRLFKGVLYAENDEKVWQSLLALVSQVRDYVAVLGLDLILDQSEGYAFLKSREDPDGSLPRLIPRRQLTFNVSLLLALLRGRMLEFDTNSSELRLIMTEQQIADMVSVFLPESSNEARILDQLGTNIKKVVELGFLRKMRGQPGTYEVARILKAYVDAQWLEEFDARLSDYRASLTGGPGAVAPTTETEVEGA encoded by the coding sequence ATGACCCTTGAAACCAGAGAATCCAACGAGGCACGCACGCCCGAGGAACTTCCCGGCGTCGTCACCAGGCTGTTCAAGGGCGTGCTCTACGCCGAAAACGACGAGAAAGTGTGGCAGTCCCTCCTGGCGCTCGTCTCGCAGGTCCGCGACTACGTGGCCGTGCTCGGATTGGACTTGATCCTGGACCAATCGGAGGGCTACGCGTTCCTGAAGTCGCGCGAGGACCCGGACGGCTCGCTCCCCCGGCTGATACCGCGGCGCCAGCTGACCTTCAACGTCAGCCTCTTGCTGGCGCTGTTGCGAGGGCGGATGCTGGAGTTCGACACCAACTCCAGCGAGCTGCGCCTCATCATGACGGAGCAGCAGATCGCAGACATGGTGTCAGTGTTCCTGCCCGAATCCAGCAACGAGGCCCGCATCCTGGACCAGCTCGGCACCAACATCAAGAAGGTGGTGGAGCTGGGATTCTTGCGGAAGATGCGCGGGCAGCCCGGCACCTACGAGGTGGCCCGCATCCTCAAGGCCTACGTGGATGCCCAGTGGCTCGAAGAGTTCGACGCGCGGCTGTCCGACTACCGTGCGTCCCTCACCGGAGGTCCGGGCGCCGTCGCCCCAACAACCGAAACGGAAGTGGAGGGCGCATGA